CCTGCCGACGCCGATCGCGCTCTGCGACGCCGACGGCGGCATCCTGCTGGCGAACCCGGCGATGGCCGCCGAGTGGGGCCTGTTGCCGGGGCAGATGCGCGGGCGCAACGCGCTCGACTTCTTCCGGCCCCGCGCGAAGGCCCGGCTCCACCCGATCGCCGAAGCCGTCCGGCTGCACCGCAGGTCCCGCTACCCGGTCGAGGTCAGCTGGACCCCGCCGAGCGGCGTCGAGCGCTACGGCGAGGTCGACGTCACCCCGGTCAGCGACACCGCGGACGCTCCCCCGGCCCTGATGCTGGTGCTCCGCGTCCTCGGCGAAAGAGTCGAAACACCACCGGAAGAGCCGGCGCCACCGGCCAGCGAGATCGAAGCGCGAATCCTCGCCCTGGCAGCGGGCGGCGACACGACCGCCCGGATCGCCAAGGCGGTCGACCTGACCGTGGACGGCGTCAACTACCACCTGGCGCAGCTCTCCCGCCGCTGGAACGTGCGAGGCAGAACGGCGCTGGTGGCACGTGCCTACGCGCTGGGAGTCCTCAACCCCGAAGCCTGGCCCCCGGCCCCGACCGAACCCGCCTGAGCCCCGTTGGCGCTCAGGCGGTGTGTCACTCGCTCAGCCCAGCGAGGAACGACGTCCAGCTCGCGCGCGAGAACACCAGCACCGGCCCATCAGGATCCTTCGAGTCCCGCGTCGCGACCAAGTCAGCGGCGATGGCAACCTCTACACAAGCGCCGTTGTTGCCGCTACGACTGGACTTTCGCCACTGCAAGCTGGACGGGCTG
The genomic region above belongs to Saccharopolyspora antimicrobica and contains:
- a CDS encoding PAS domain-containing protein, with protein sequence MDPESCGPPHGLPSAGTWRQEAITWRNRMILLLDHLPTPIALCDADGGILLANPAMAAEWGLLPGQMRGRNALDFFRPRAKARLHPIAEAVRLHRRSRYPVEVSWTPPSGVERYGEVDVTPVSDTADAPPALMLVLRVLGERVETPPEEPAPPASEIEARILALAAGGDTTARIAKAVDLTVDGVNYHLAQLSRRWNVRGRTALVARAYALGVLNPEAWPPAPTEPA
- a CDS encoding DUF397 domain-containing protein → MTRRRTVQVSPSSLQWRKSSRSGNNGACVEVAIAADLVATRDSKDPDGPVLVFSRASWTSFLAGLSE